A window of Nitrososphaera sp. genomic DNA:
ACTCTGCCGGTTCCGGCAAGGGCGGCGGTCGGCCCCACTTTGTCACAGGGATTATACCAAGCGAGGGCGTGCAGTCATTTCTAGATGCGATTTTGCGTGAATTTGCCGCCGGCCTGCCCGTGAGGGTAGGTTAATAACCTCTCAGATATCATCACGCTCCAATTTCATTGAGCGGTTTGCTGTCAGAACAGGACCTTGGACACTGGAGGAGAACCCATTACTCCTCAGAGATAAATCCCTCAGTCGCCGAGCAGGCTGCAACTGAGGTCGTAGTTATGGGCTGGGTTTCAAGCGTTCGGGACCACGGCAACATCAGGTTCGTCATTTTGAAAGACAGCCTTGGCGAAATACAGATAACCGCCAAGAGGGGCGACGTTGGAGGCGAACTATTTGCACTTTTCAAGGAAATTAAGGAGCACAGCTCCATCGGCGTCAAGGGCAAACTCAGAATCCAGGAGAAGGCTCCAAACGGCGTCGAGGTTATTCCCACTGAGCTTAGGGCGTTTTCCATTGCAAGAAAAGCAGCTCCTTTTATGGTTCAGGGCAAGACGTCTCAGGTTGGCATTGACACCCGGCTTGACCTGAGGGCGGTCGACCTGCGCAGAACTTACCTTGGATGCGTTTTTCGCATACGGCAGACTGTAATAAACACGATAAGGGAGCTGCTGGCCAGACAGCGGTTTGTTGAAGTCAGCACGCCTAAAATGATTGCCACCGCCACAGAGGGAGGCGCGGCGCTCTTTCCGATCTTTTACTACAACAGGGAAGCATACCTTGCGCAGAGCCCGCAGTTGTACAAGGAACAGCTCACCATGGCCTTTGAGAGCGTCTTTGAGATAGGCCCGATTTTCAGGGCAGAGCCTTCGAGGACTAACAGGCACCTTTCGGAGGCAACCTCAATTGACGTTGAAAGGGCGTTTGTCGACTATAACGACGTGATGGCGCTGCTAGAGCGGATGATAACCGCAATAGTCGAGTCTGTCAAGGAAAAGAACTCGGAGGATATCAGATTCATGGAGCTCCAGCTGCCAAGAGTCGAGCTTCCATTCCCCAGGTACTCGTATTCTGATCTTATTGAAAAACTGCAGGAGAGCGGCGAGCGCATAAAGTGGGGAGATGACATTTCGCCCGCGTCCATGAAGAACCTCCAAGACGAGCGATTGTCAGGATTTTACTTTATCGTGGACTGGCCCACCTCGACAAAGCCGTTTTATGTCAAGCCTCGCGTTGCCGACGAAGGAAGGACCTGTGAATCCTTTGACCTGATGTACGGCCCGCTTGAACTATCTTCAGGCAGTACGAGGATTAACTCACGCGACATGCTTGTAGAGCGGATGTCAAAGCAGGGCATGAAGATTGATGCGTTCGACTACCACCTCCGGGTTTTCGATTACGGGGTGCCCCCGCACGCAGGGTTCGGCCTTGGGCTTGAAAGGCTGCTTATGGTAATAGCAAAAATAGAGAACATCAGGGACGCGACTTTTTATCCAAGAGACATCGACAGGCTCGCACCTTAGGTGATGAAGAGATCCATGGTTACAAAGGACGAACTCAAGCATCTTGGATGGCTGTCGCGCATCGAGCTTTCTGACGCGGAGCTCGAAACCTATGCTACCCAGATAGAGCAGGTCATTCAGTATTTGGACACCCTCGATGCCCTGAAACTTGATGGGGCCGACACATCCACGGGCATTTCAGGAACGATACAGTACAGCGACCTGCGAACCGACAAGAATGAGGAATTCGGCCCCTGCCCGCTTGGGACAAAATACCGCAAGGACGGGTACGTTGTCGGTCCCAGGATGGCTTGAAAATGTCGGGCAGCAGACGCCTGTATGCCCTTGGGGTGCACGATGTCGCGTCGGGTGTAGCAAGCCGCGAATTTTCAGCAGAAGAGTATATCAGCCAGATCCTTGAGAGGATTCAGCTCGTCGAACCCAAGATAAACGCGCTAATCACAGTCAGCGGAAAAGAAGCGCTCGAGTCGGCAAGGGCACTTGACAAGAAAATACGAGACGGGGCCCGAGGCGGACCTCTGGCAGGCGTGGCTGTTAGCATAAAGGACAATATCTGCACAAAAGGTATCAGGACAACCTGTTCCTCAAAGATGCTCGATTCGTTTATTCCCCCCTACAGCGCCACGGCGGTCGAAAAGCTCGAGGAAGCGGGGGCGATTGTGATTGGAAAGGCAAACCTCGACGAGTTTGCAATGGGCTCTACAACAGAGTTTAGCAGGCATGGCCCAAGCCGAAACCCGTGGGACATCAGCAGGGTGCCAGGCGGCTCTTCTGGCGGGAGCGCTGCCAGTGTTGCGGCACTAGAATGCGCAGCGTCGCTGGGCTCTGACACTGGAGGCTCCGTAAGGTGTCCTGCTAGTTTTTGCTCTGTAGTCGGCATGAAGCCCACTTATGGGGTAGTCAGCAGATACGGTCTGATATCGTATGCAAACAGCCTTGAGCAAATAGGCCCGTTTGCCAGAAGCGTCTCCGACGTTTCGGCAGTGTTTGATGTTATTTGCGGCACTGACGAAAAGGACCAGACGACCATAGAAGGCAAAGTGGCTTCGGGCGGGGATTCCGCTACTGCCGAGAGCAAACTGCGCGTCGGGCTTGTCAAAGAATTTATCGAAGGCGCGGACGAAAGCGTTGCCAAGATAATATACACTGCATATGACTCATTTGCAGAGACTGGTTCAAGATGCTCTGAGGTCTCTTTAGAGTCTGCCAAATACACTCTTGCCTCATACTATACCATCGCAATGGCCGAGGCCAGCAGCAACCTCGCTCGCTTTGACAACCTCAGGTACGGCTATGACCTGAACCCCGAGGGTTTTGAGTGGAACTCGTACATTGCCAAGGCAAGAAGCGAGTTTGGCTCCGAGGTCAAGCGCAGGATTATCCTGGGCTCTTACGTGCTCTCGTCGGGCTATTACGGGCGCTATTATGTCAAGGCGCAGCGGGTGCGGAACCTGCTGCGCGCAGAACTTGCGTCGCTCTTCAAGCAACATGACATCCTGATTGGACCGACGATGCCGATTTTGCCGTTCAAAGCAGGGGAGAAGATTGACGACCCTCTGAAAATGTACCTTGTGGACGTTGACACGGTGGTCGCCAACCTTGCTGGGACTCCAGCGGTATCCGTGCCAGCAGGATTTGTCGCCGGCCTCCCCGTTGGCCTGCAGATAATTGCCGCTCACGGTTGCGAAAAGACAATGCTCGATGCCGCCATGCAATTTGAGTCAAGGCATGCCCACGACATTCCAAGGAGCCCGGAAATCTAATGTCTGCACTACAGGCCAAGATTGGACTTGAGATACACTGCCAGCTAACTGGCCTCGCAAGCAAGCTCTTCTGTCCCTGCAGCTGCAGCTACAGGGCCAAGGAACCAAACTCAAATACCTGTCCTGTTTGCTGCGGCCTGCCCGGCTCCCTTCCAAGGCTCAACAGGCGCGCAGTCGAGCTCGCAGGGATGGCCTGCGTCGCGCTTGGCTGTAAAGTGCCCGAGTCGATCTGGTTTTACCGCAAGAATTACTTTTACCCAGACCTTCCCAAGAATTTCCAGCTCACCCAATACAATGCCTACGGTGTCAGCAGCATCGGCTATGACGGCGAGGTTGCGTACGGTTCCGCGGGCAGGAAGGTAAGACTAAGGAGAGTACAGCTTGAGGAAGACCCGGGCAGGCTTGTTTACGAGGCAGGTAGCATGGAAAAGAGCCACTATGCGCTCATTGACTACAACAGGGCGGGAGTTGCCCTGATTGAGATTGTCACGGAGCCGGATTTTTCCGACCCAAAGGAAACCCGGCTATTTCTGGACAAAATAGCATCTACCGTCGAGCATCTTGGTATTTGCGACACCACTCTTGAAGGCGCGGTGCGTTGCGACGCCAATGTGTCTATCGCCGGCGGAAACCGCGTCGAAATCAAGAACGTCAGCTCGTTTGCGGACGTAAAAAAGGCGCTCGAGTTTGAAATCGCCAGGCAGCGGACCATGGTAGCCCGTGGAATCGAAGTCGAGGCAGAGACAAGGCACTGGGATGATACCCGCAAGGTCACCAAGGCATCAAGGTCAAAGGAAGAGGAGCAGGACTACAGGTACTTCCCCGAGCCGGACATCCCGGCAGTGGCGCTTGGAAGCGGTTTTGTTGCGTCCATCCGGACCTCGATGCCGGAGCTTCCCGATGCAAGGAAGCAGAGGTTCATTTCCGAGCTCGGCCTTTCCGAGCACGTCTCGCAGGTCCTGATTGAGAGAAAAGAGCTCGCGGACTACTTTGAGCTGGCGGTAAGGGAATATCCGTCTGGACCAAAGGAAATCGCAAACTGGATAGTCACCGACCTCATGGGCTTTGTCGACGATAAGGCGGTAGGAGAGAATCCAGAAGGAGACTCGGGAATGTCATTTGCCACCATCAAGGCGCGCCCGGAGCACATCGCAGACCTTGCCAAGCTCGTTTCCGGCAATACAGTAAACAGGGCGACTGCGAAGCAGATTCTCGCCCAGGTGGTCAAGACGGGCGAAATGCCTTCTGCACTTGCCAAAAAAATGCAGGCTGGCAAAATTGACAACAAAGACGAACTGGAGAAGGCTATTGACTCTGTGTTTGCCGCCGAGGCAGCGGCTGTCCGTGACGCGTCAAAAAATCCCAACGCCTCCAACTACCTGCTTGGCAAGGTGATGCAGGCGACAAAGGGCAGGGCGGACCCGCGGACTGCTCTTGAAATAATCAGCAACAAGCTAAAGGCTATTGGCAGCTAGCTCTATTGCATGCACTCTGGAAGCTTGCCGGCGTGCTTTTCTGCGTACTCGCGGACAAGTCTTTCACTTTCGCTCTCAAAAGACTCGGTCAGCAAATACTTGAACCTCTTTGACTTGTTGCAGCAGGCGTCGTCAAGCAGCCTTCCAAGCTCGATACGAAGGTTGGAGGCTCCACCTATTTTGAGGATCTTCATACTGGCGTGAGAGATAAAGACGCCGGGAAGCTCCGGCACCTGCCCGATTTGCTCCCTGGTAAAGTCGAGCCACTGGGACCAATCATTTTCGCCCATCTTCGCCACCAGCCTTTTTTGCAACCCGTTCGAGCTCATCCACAACAATCGGCAAAAACGCCCCAACGTCAGTGACAATGCCTATAGCCTGCGTTGTGCCCCTGTCGAGGAGCTTGGTTACG
This region includes:
- the aspS gene encoding aspartate--tRNA(Asn) ligase — protein: MSGLLSEQDLGHWRRTHYSSEINPSVAEQAATEVVVMGWVSSVRDHGNIRFVILKDSLGEIQITAKRGDVGGELFALFKEIKEHSSIGVKGKLRIQEKAPNGVEVIPTELRAFSIARKAAPFMVQGKTSQVGIDTRLDLRAVDLRRTYLGCVFRIRQTVINTIRELLARQRFVEVSTPKMIATATEGGAALFPIFYYNREAYLAQSPQLYKEQLTMAFESVFEIGPIFRAEPSRTNRHLSEATSIDVERAFVDYNDVMALLERMITAIVESVKEKNSEDIRFMELQLPRVELPFPRYSYSDLIEKLQESGERIKWGDDISPASMKNLQDERLSGFYFIVDWPTSTKPFYVKPRVADEGRTCESFDLMYGPLELSSGSTRINSRDMLVERMSKQGMKIDAFDYHLRVFDYGVPPHAGFGLGLERLLMVIAKIENIRDATFYPRDIDRLAP
- a CDS encoding aspartyl/glutamyl-tRNA amidotransferase subunit C, whose product is MKRSMVTKDELKHLGWLSRIELSDAELETYATQIEQVIQYLDTLDALKLDGADTSTGISGTIQYSDLRTDKNEEFGPCPLGTKYRKDGYVVGPRMA
- the gatA gene encoding Asp-tRNA(Asn)/Glu-tRNA(Gln) amidotransferase subunit GatA — translated: MSGSRRLYALGVHDVASGVASREFSAEEYISQILERIQLVEPKINALITVSGKEALESARALDKKIRDGARGGPLAGVAVSIKDNICTKGIRTTCSSKMLDSFIPPYSATAVEKLEEAGAIVIGKANLDEFAMGSTTEFSRHGPSRNPWDISRVPGGSSGGSAASVAALECAASLGSDTGGSVRCPASFCSVVGMKPTYGVVSRYGLISYANSLEQIGPFARSVSDVSAVFDVICGTDEKDQTTIEGKVASGGDSATAESKLRVGLVKEFIEGADESVAKIIYTAYDSFAETGSRCSEVSLESAKYTLASYYTIAMAEASSNLARFDNLRYGYDLNPEGFEWNSYIAKARSEFGSEVKRRIILGSYVLSSGYYGRYYVKAQRVRNLLRAELASLFKQHDILIGPTMPILPFKAGEKIDDPLKMYLVDVDTVVANLAGTPAVSVPAGFVAGLPVGLQIIAAHGCEKTMLDAAMQFESRHAHDIPRSPEI
- the gatB gene encoding Asp-tRNA(Asn)/Glu-tRNA(Gln) amidotransferase subunit GatB, with amino-acid sequence MSALQAKIGLEIHCQLTGLASKLFCPCSCSYRAKEPNSNTCPVCCGLPGSLPRLNRRAVELAGMACVALGCKVPESIWFYRKNYFYPDLPKNFQLTQYNAYGVSSIGYDGEVAYGSAGRKVRLRRVQLEEDPGRLVYEAGSMEKSHYALIDYNRAGVALIEIVTEPDFSDPKETRLFLDKIASTVEHLGICDTTLEGAVRCDANVSIAGGNRVEIKNVSSFADVKKALEFEIARQRTMVARGIEVEAETRHWDDTRKVTKASRSKEEEQDYRYFPEPDIPAVALGSGFVASIRTSMPELPDARKQRFISELGLSEHVSQVLIERKELADYFELAVREYPSGPKEIANWIVTDLMGFVDDKAVGENPEGDSGMSFATIKARPEHIADLAKLVSGNTVNRATAKQILAQVVKTGEMPSALAKKMQAGKIDNKDELEKAIDSVFAAEAAAVRDASKNPNASNYLLGKVMQATKGRADPRTALEIISNKLKAIGS